Proteins encoded within one genomic window of Rubripirellula tenax:
- a CDS encoding isocitrate/isopropylmalate dehydrogenase family protein: MSKRTFKIAVLGGDGIGPEVCDESVRLLQEVERRLAGVAFDFQHHSVGVGEYQRNGNALPDSTFAACQSSDAVLLGAMGLPNVRYPNGKEIAPQLDLRERLKLYGGVRPIRLFNEADTPLKNFGAGEIDFVLVRESTEGLFYGRDAVLDPDADEAFNTMRISRECTEQVCRLAFQIARQRDGMKKVSLIDKANVLSSMVFFRKVFDEVAQEFPDCEADHVYVDASALFLVRDPKRFDVMVTENMFGDILSDLAAGLVGGMGMAPSGDIGDSAAVFQPSHGSAPDIAGRGIANPIAMHLSAAMMLDWFDDDNCKVGAKMIHAAITRVLADASKRTPDLGGSLSTSEMTDEILQAL; the protein is encoded by the coding sequence ATGAGCAAACGAACTTTCAAGATCGCAGTTTTGGGAGGCGACGGAATCGGCCCTGAAGTGTGTGACGAATCAGTGAGATTGCTTCAAGAGGTCGAGCGGCGATTGGCCGGCGTGGCCTTCGATTTTCAGCACCACAGCGTCGGCGTTGGTGAATACCAACGAAACGGCAACGCGTTGCCCGATTCGACGTTTGCGGCTTGCCAGTCTTCGGACGCGGTGTTGTTGGGAGCGATGGGGCTGCCCAACGTGCGATACCCCAACGGGAAAGAGATCGCGCCTCAGCTTGACCTTCGCGAGCGTCTGAAACTCTATGGCGGCGTGCGACCGATCCGTTTGTTCAACGAAGCCGACACGCCGCTGAAAAACTTTGGCGCCGGCGAGATCGACTTTGTGTTGGTTCGCGAGAGTACCGAAGGACTGTTTTACGGTCGCGATGCGGTGCTCGATCCGGACGCCGACGAAGCGTTCAACACGATGCGAATTTCACGCGAATGCACCGAACAGGTGTGCCGCTTGGCGTTCCAAATCGCTCGACAGCGCGACGGGATGAAAAAAGTGTCGTTGATCGACAAGGCGAATGTGTTGTCGTCGATGGTTTTTTTCCGCAAGGTGTTCGACGAGGTTGCCCAAGAGTTTCCCGATTGCGAAGCCGATCATGTTTACGTCGATGCATCGGCATTGTTTCTGGTCCGTGACCCCAAGCGGTTCGACGTGATGGTGACGGAGAATATGTTCGGTGACATCCTCAGCGATTTGGCTGCGGGTTTGGTCGGCGGAATGGGCATGGCGCCATCGGGCGACATTGGCGATTCGGCGGCCGTGTTCCAACCGTCACACGGATCCGCCCCCGACATCGCCGGTCGTGGAATCGCCAATCCGATCGCGATGCACTTGTCGGCCGCGATGATGCTGGACTGGTTTGATGACGACAACTGCAAGGTCGGCGCAAAGATGATTCACGCTGCAATCACGCGAGTCCTAGCCGATGCCTCCAAACGCACGCCCGACTTGGGTGGAAGTCTTTCGACGTCGGAAATGACCGACGAGATTCTGCAAGCGCTTTGA